A window from Schistocerca gregaria isolate iqSchGreg1 chromosome 8, iqSchGreg1.2, whole genome shotgun sequence encodes these proteins:
- the LOC126285128 gene encoding trypsin delta-like, which produces MQRLALLLVVLLGSALAAPPSTRLSSRGRNRIIGGSDADIADYPWQLSFEYSGSHICGASIISFSWALTAAHCADGLRLPLVYFRAGSSIRESGGAVHKASSGYMHGSYDSDTLDYDVAVIMVIGSLLDSNAQAVSLPSDGYDPPGGLAVTVTGWGTTYTDGPAASTLQKVDISIVDRSTCRSIFANNTVTDRMVCAGEAGRSVCNGDSGGPLVSGSTQVGIVSWGNAECEAAPGVYASVGSLRSWIRTATAV; this is translated from the exons ATGCAGCGCCTCGCTCTCCTCCTGGTGGTCCTCTTGGGCTCCGCCCTGGCTGCGCCGCCGTCGACCAGGTTGAGCAGCCGCGGTAGGAACCGCATCATTGGAGGCTCCGACGCCGACATTGCCGACTACCCGTGGCAGCTGTCCTTTGAGTACAGCGGTTCACACATCTGCGGAGCGTCCATCATCAGCTTCAGCTGGGCGCTGACGGCCGCTCATTGCGCTGACGGCTTGCGACTCCCTCTGGTGTATTTCCGGGCCGGGTCTTCAATTCGTGAAAGTGGTGGTGCCGTCCACAAGGCCTCCTCCGGTTACATGCACGGATCGTACGACAGCGATACGCTAGACTACGATGTCGCCGTCATCATG GTCATTGGATCCCTCCTCGACTCAAACGCTCAGGCCGTCAGCCtgccctctgacggctacgacccgCCAGGTGGTCTCGCGGTGACGGTGACCGGCTGGGGAACCACGTACACGGACGGGCCAGCAGCCAGCACCCTGCAGAAGGTCGACATCAGCATCGTGGACCGCAGCACCTGCAGGAGCATCTTCGCCAACAACACTGTGACCGACCGCATGGTGTGCGCCGGCGAGGCAGGCAGGAGCGTCTGCAACGGAGACTCCGGCGGTCCCCTGGTCAGCGGAAGCACCCAGGTGGGCATCGTCTCCTGGGGGAATGCAGAGTGCGAGGCCGCCCCTGGGGTCTACGCCAGTGTCGGCAGCCTGCGCTCATGGATCCGAACTGCAACTGCTGTCTGA